One window of the Acaryochloris sp. CCMEE 5410 genome contains the following:
- a CDS encoding DUF6691 family protein produces the protein MQQQLIALLSGILFGLGLGLSQMVDRERVIGFLDIAGNWDPTLIFVLGGAVGVTVLSFRWVLGRKQPVLANTFSVPNRKDIDRKLIAGAAIFGIGWGIAGYCPGPSLTALVLGSWNPVLFVGAFIAGSSVYQRFQQ, from the coding sequence ATGCAGCAACAGTTGATCGCCTTACTCTCCGGCATTTTATTTGGCCTAGGACTCGGCCTATCCCAAATGGTGGATCGAGAGCGGGTGATCGGGTTCCTAGATATTGCGGGAAATTGGGATCCAACCCTCATTTTCGTGCTTGGAGGGGCCGTGGGGGTAACGGTTTTAAGTTTTCGCTGGGTTCTGGGTCGCAAGCAGCCCGTGCTGGCCAATACCTTCAGCGTGCCCAATCGCAAAGACATTGACCGGAAACTGATCGCTGGAGCCGCCATTTTTGGAATTGGCTGGGGCATTGCAGGCTACTGCCCCGGTCCCAGCCTCACAGCCCTCGTACTGGGGAGTTGGAATCCGGTACTGTTTGTAGGCGCTTTCATTGCTGGATCGTCCGTATATCAACGGTTTCAGCAGTAA
- a CDS encoding YeeE/YedE family protein: protein MIGFNELTALFGGILIGTSATVLLLFNGRIAGISGIVNGAISFKSAESWRWIFIIGMLIGSALYEYVLAAQPTPISTFAPWAMLGGGFLVGFGTRMGNGCTSGHGVCGLGRLSLRSLVAVLTFMASAIATVFLTHHVLPGGW, encoded by the coding sequence GTGATTGGCTTCAATGAACTAACGGCCCTCTTCGGGGGGATATTAATTGGTACCAGTGCCACAGTGCTACTGCTATTCAATGGCCGTATTGCTGGGATCAGCGGCATTGTGAACGGTGCAATTAGCTTCAAATCTGCGGAAAGCTGGCGGTGGATATTTATCATTGGGATGCTAATCGGTAGCGCTCTCTATGAGTATGTTCTTGCGGCCCAGCCCACCCCCATCTCTACCTTTGCACCGTGGGCAATGCTGGGCGGTGGTTTCCTCGTTGGATTTGGCACGCGGATGGGAAATGGCTGTACCAGCGGGCACGGCGTCTGTGGTTTGGGTCGCCTGTCTCTGCGATCCCTGGTAGCAGTCCTGACTTTTATGGCGAGTGCGATCGCAACGGTCTTTCTCACCCACCACGTTCTACCAGGCGGATGGTGA
- a CDS encoding thioredoxin domain-containing protein, translating to MQSFRFVAMGLLSLWLWLYWGTPAVAVDNLEQQVLQIIRNHPEVIIESVQAYQQNQKQAQQQAQQAAIQKLKPNTLVGTSPTIGAQNSPNLLVEFSDFQCPFCAQAASDVQAFLQQNSDQFTFTYKHLPLQAIHKQALPAAQAAWAAQQQGQFWPYHDALFARQDELGETLYTEIAQQLQLDLAQFDRDRNSDAALKAINSDLDLAQSIGITGTPFFALNGQVLPLPFNSSTVTALLKN from the coding sequence ATGCAATCATTTCGGTTTGTAGCAATGGGACTGCTGAGTCTATGGCTATGGCTTTATTGGGGCACACCAGCCGTAGCCGTAGACAACCTCGAACAACAAGTTTTACAGATTATTCGGAATCATCCCGAAGTCATTATTGAGTCGGTACAAGCCTATCAACAGAATCAAAAACAGGCCCAACAACAAGCCCAGCAAGCGGCGATTCAAAAGCTCAAGCCCAACACTTTAGTCGGAACCTCACCCACAATAGGTGCTCAAAATAGTCCCAACTTATTGGTGGAGTTTTCTGATTTCCAATGTCCCTTTTGTGCCCAAGCCGCTAGCGATGTGCAGGCCTTTTTGCAGCAAAATTCTGACCAGTTTACGTTTACCTATAAACATCTCCCCCTCCAGGCTATTCACAAGCAAGCACTGCCTGCCGCTCAGGCCGCTTGGGCCGCTCAACAACAAGGACAGTTTTGGCCCTACCATGATGCCCTTTTTGCTCGCCAGGATGAATTGGGGGAGACACTCTACACCGAGATTGCCCAGCAGCTACAGTTAGATCTGGCGCAGTTCGATCGCGATCGCAACAGTGATGCCGCCCTTAAAGCCATCAATTCAGATCTAGATCTGGCCCAAAGCATTGGGATTACGGGAACGCCCTTTTTTGCTCTCAACGGCCAAGTCTTACCCTTGCCCTTCAATAGCTCAACCGTCACCGCTTTACTCAAAAACTGA